Proteins encoded together in one Halalkaliarchaeum sp. AArc-CO window:
- a CDS encoding NUDIX domain-containing protein: MTSIDDLWFLADTASQRAEQAAHQLRTRYDDYLVKRQSRRVSRRRFRTLAERIRLSGAPYGAHTIVHREDGDVLLVRHDGINQWVLPGGEVARDETFREAARRELAEEAGIEAEYDGLALLVTVEIESDAHETWGVMPIFEALARNERTVIDDPDGEISDAQWFTTVPSDSRDRPYLNAWREKQNE, translated from the coding sequence ATGACGAGCATCGACGACCTGTGGTTTCTGGCCGACACCGCGAGCCAGCGGGCCGAACAGGCCGCCCACCAGCTCCGGACGCGGTACGACGACTACCTCGTGAAGCGGCAGTCTCGGCGAGTGTCCCGCCGTCGGTTCCGAACGCTCGCAGAACGGATCCGGCTCAGCGGCGCACCGTACGGAGCACACACGATTGTCCATCGTGAGGATGGAGACGTCCTGCTCGTCCGGCACGACGGAATCAACCAGTGGGTGCTCCCCGGGGGCGAGGTGGCCCGCGACGAGACGTTTCGGGAAGCAGCGAGACGTGAACTCGCCGAGGAGGCGGGCATCGAGGCGGAGTACGACGGGTTGGCTCTGCTCGTGACCGTCGAAATCGAAAGCGACGCCCACGAGACGTGGGGGGTCATGCCGATCTTCGAGGCGCTAGCGAGAAACGAACGAACGGTGATCGACGATCCGGACGGGGAGATCTCGGACGCACAGTGGTTCACGACGGTGCCGTCGGACAGCCGTGACCGGCCGTATCTGAACGCGTGGCGCGAGAAACAAAACGAGTGA
- a CDS encoding iron-sulfur cluster assembly accessory protein — translation MSSEAAENAPATPVEVTEVAAEKALTLMEGEGMDIDVGGLRLFVQQGGCAGLSYGMRFDDEPEADDEITEHHGLRVFVDPASLKYIGGSKLDYEDGLQAEGFHVENPNVVSECGCGESFRT, via the coding sequence ATGAGTTCCGAAGCGGCCGAAAACGCCCCAGCGACTCCAGTCGAGGTGACCGAGGTGGCCGCGGAGAAGGCGCTGACGTTGATGGAGGGGGAAGGTATGGACATCGACGTCGGCGGACTGCGGCTGTTCGTCCAACAGGGTGGCTGTGCCGGCCTCTCGTACGGGATGCGGTTCGACGACGAGCCGGAAGCCGACGACGAGATCACCGAACACCACGGGCTACGGGTGTTCGTCGATCCGGCGAGTCTGAAGTACATCGGCGGCTCGAAACTGGACTACGAGGACGGGCTCCAGGCCGAGGGGTTCCACGTGGAAAACCCGAACGTCGTCTCCGAGTGTGGTTGCGGCGAGTCGTTCCGGACCTGA
- a CDS encoding DUF309 domain-containing protein, translating into MDDHTRDPSVAPPLGNPTGWNPGRSDRQEGPGSMDGEPEPQGGYWEHATLRRAVEHGIRLFNAGAYHESHDCFEDEWFNYGSGTTESAFLHGMVQVAAGAYKHADFDNDEGMRSLFETALQYLHSVPEDFYGVDVADVKTTVREALDDPSTIDDWQITLDGHTPEAYPADYEFAERLDE; encoded by the coding sequence ATGGACGACCACACCCGGGACCCGAGCGTCGCCCCGCCGCTGGGAAACCCGACGGGGTGGAACCCGGGACGTTCCGACCGGCAAGAGGGGCCCGGCTCGATGGACGGTGAGCCGGAACCACAGGGAGGCTACTGGGAACATGCGACGCTCAGGCGGGCAGTCGAACACGGGATCAGACTGTTCAACGCGGGCGCGTATCACGAATCTCACGACTGCTTCGAGGACGAGTGGTTCAACTACGGCAGCGGAACGACCGAGTCCGCGTTCCTCCATGGGATGGTGCAGGTGGCCGCAGGCGCGTACAAGCACGCCGACTTCGATAACGACGAGGGGATGCGGTCGCTCTTCGAGACAGCCCTGCAGTACCTCCATTCGGTACCGGAGGACTTCTACGGCGTCGACGTCGCCGACGTCAAAACCACGGTCCGGGAGGCGCTGGACGATCCCTCCACGATCGACGACTGGCAGATTACGCTCGACGGACACACTCCCGAGGCGTACCCGGCCGATTACGAGTTTGCCGAACGGCTCGACGAGTGA
- a CDS encoding YcaO-like family protein, with amino-acid sequence MDIAVVGDSPAADAAETGLADVDANVFAVEASLLSGFDRAIVVGTAGDDVFETADAALDRWVAVEIGGLGGYPLAEIDAAVTLFDRACYDCLRTRVAAGSAEPVETARGVRSAVRYAGAAAARRLIRSLSGEDLGDTVLEEPGRERRLLPVPGCNCTGPDEPQVGDADRRIPLPTSRSAADGDDPSLEDALGRAERAVDDRIGLVSQVGERESFPIPYYVAATADTREFSDARAAEFAGGADTDWNRAFMKALGEGLERYCAGVYRGDGFRTASAVTLREEVDGRIVGPDAFVTPERTRERDGGETTASEDQGTKDEGTESDSRTWVRGTILNADTELNADTELNADTEVETSEDPDTVSETEPTEDTVDGESAWLPAESVFYPPVERKLKPAITTGLGLGNSTIEAVLSGLYEVLERDATMLAWYSTFEPLELEFDGELSDLRKRARAESLSVSMLLVTQDVDVPIVAAAVHRDPTSCPAPVDPDSDDWPAFAAGSGARLDPVAAARSALSEALQNWTELRAMGPERADEQGGAIGRYAGFPKEARAFLEADASVPAGTLGDPERSGWPELQAVLERLENAGMEAYAARTTTRDVEALGFEGVRVVIPGAQPLFTGDPFFGERAKTVPETMGFEPRLDRKYHPFP; translated from the coding sequence ATGGACATCGCAGTAGTCGGCGACAGCCCGGCCGCGGACGCGGCGGAGACGGGTCTCGCGGACGTGGACGCGAACGTGTTCGCCGTAGAAGCGTCGCTGCTTTCCGGGTTCGATCGGGCGATCGTGGTCGGAACCGCCGGAGACGACGTCTTCGAAACGGCCGACGCGGCACTGGATCGGTGGGTCGCCGTCGAGATCGGCGGCCTCGGCGGCTATCCGCTCGCGGAGATCGACGCCGCGGTCACCCTGTTCGACCGTGCCTGTTACGACTGCCTCCGGACCCGCGTTGCGGCCGGAAGCGCCGAGCCAGTCGAGACCGCCCGGGGGGTCAGATCGGCGGTTCGGTACGCCGGCGCCGCCGCCGCACGCCGACTCATCCGGTCGCTTTCGGGCGAAGACCTCGGTGATACCGTCCTCGAGGAGCCCGGACGGGAACGACGCCTGTTGCCGGTTCCGGGCTGTAACTGCACCGGACCTGACGAACCACAGGTCGGCGACGCCGATCGTCGGATACCGCTCCCGACCTCGAGATCGGCTGCAGACGGAGACGATCCGTCACTCGAAGACGCACTCGGCCGCGCCGAGCGGGCAGTCGACGACCGGATCGGCCTCGTCTCGCAGGTCGGCGAGCGCGAGTCGTTCCCGATTCCCTACTACGTCGCTGCCACCGCCGACACCAGAGAGTTCAGCGACGCGAGGGCCGCCGAGTTCGCCGGCGGCGCAGACACCGACTGGAACCGGGCGTTCATGAAGGCGCTCGGCGAGGGACTCGAACGGTACTGCGCCGGCGTCTACCGAGGTGACGGGTTCCGGACCGCGTCTGCCGTGACGCTTCGGGAGGAAGTGGACGGACGGATCGTCGGCCCCGACGCGTTCGTCACTCCCGAACGGACCCGCGAGAGGGACGGCGGAGAGACCACCGCCTCGGAGGACCAGGGGACGAAAGACGAGGGGACGGAAAGCGATTCGCGCACGTGGGTGCGCGGAACCATTCTGAACGCCGATACGGAGCTGAACGCCGATACGGAGCTGAACGCCGATACGGAGGTAGAGACGAGCGAAGACCCGGACACGGTATCGGAAACCGAACCGACGGAGGACACAGTCGACGGCGAGTCGGCGTGGCTACCCGCAGAATCCGTCTTCTATCCACCCGTGGAACGAAAGCTCAAGCCGGCGATCACCACCGGACTCGGGCTGGGGAATTCGACGATCGAAGCCGTCCTCTCTGGACTGTACGAGGTGCTCGAACGTGACGCGACGATGCTCGCGTGGTACTCGACGTTCGAACCGCTCGAACTCGAATTCGACGGCGAGCTCTCGGACTTGCGGAAACGGGCCCGAGCCGAGTCCCTTTCGGTCTCAATGCTTCTGGTTACCCAGGACGTCGACGTCCCGATCGTCGCCGCGGCAGTCCACCGGGATCCGACGTCATGTCCGGCCCCCGTCGATCCGGATTCCGACGACTGGCCGGCGTTTGCCGCCGGATCGGGTGCCCGACTGGATCCGGTCGCTGCCGCCCGATCTGCGCTCTCGGAAGCGCTACAAAACTGGACGGAGCTGCGCGCGATGGGCCCCGAACGCGCCGACGAACAGGGGGGCGCAATCGGACGATACGCAGGATTCCCGAAGGAGGCGAGGGCGTTTCTCGAGGCGGACGCGAGCGTCCCGGCGGGAACGCTCGGTGATCCGGAGCGTTCGGGGTGGCCGGAACTACAGGCGGTTCTCGAACGGCTCGAGAACGCGGGGATGGAAGCGTACGCCGCACGCACGACCACTCGCGACGTAGAAGCGCTCGGGTTCGAGGGTGTGCGCGTCGTGATTCCGGGGGCACAGCCGCTTTTCACCGGTGATCCCTTCTTCGGCGAACGGGCCAAAACCGTCCCCGAGACGATGGGGTTCGAGCCACGACTCGACAGGAAGTACCACCCCTTCCCCTGA
- a CDS encoding succinylglutamate desuccinylase/aspartoacylase family protein, producing MRITELGEGTPEVAVVGGVHGDEPCGPDAIDRFLSDEPDLDRPVKFVVANEEALAAGVRYLDEDLNRAFPGSLDADSHEGRLAHHLAAELRGCTVLSLHSTQSYAEPFALCDTVDEVIRGVVPHLPVDVLIETDRFTDGRLIEHAHTVEVECGLQGSKEAADNGYWLIRAFLTATGAMSPPSAEEPVRTDAGNGEGIRVFRLQEKLPKPPAERYEVFARNFDQVHAGEQFAVADGSEAVADRDFYPVLLSAYGYEDVFGYAATKVGTLG from the coding sequence ATGAGAATCACGGAGCTGGGTGAGGGAACGCCGGAGGTCGCGGTCGTGGGTGGCGTCCACGGCGACGAGCCGTGCGGGCCTGACGCGATCGACCGGTTCCTGTCGGACGAACCCGATCTCGACCGCCCAGTGAAGTTCGTCGTCGCCAACGAGGAGGCGCTCGCGGCCGGAGTGCGGTATCTCGACGAGGATCTCAACCGGGCGTTCCCGGGATCGCTGGACGCCGACAGCCACGAGGGACGGCTCGCTCACCACCTCGCCGCCGAACTCCGGGGCTGTACCGTCCTCTCTTTACACTCGACGCAGTCGTACGCGGAGCCGTTCGCGCTGTGTGACACCGTCGACGAGGTGATCCGGGGGGTCGTTCCACACCTTCCGGTCGACGTCCTCATCGAGACCGACCGGTTCACCGACGGTCGTCTCATCGAACACGCCCACACCGTCGAAGTCGAGTGTGGCCTCCAGGGAAGTAAAGAGGCCGCAGACAACGGCTACTGGCTGATCCGTGCGTTCCTCACTGCGACCGGTGCGATGTCACCGCCGAGTGCCGAGGAACCCGTCCGGACCGACGCCGGAAACGGCGAGGGGATCCGGGTGTTCAGACTCCAGGAGAAGCTGCCGAAGCCGCCGGCGGAACGGTACGAGGTGTTCGCACGGAACTTCGACCAGGTGCACGCCGGCGAACAGTTCGCCGTCGCCGACGGCTCCGAGGCGGTCGCCGATCGGGACTTCTATCCGGTGTTGCTGTCGGCCTACGGCTACGAGGACGTCTTCGGATACGCCGCGACGAAGGTCGGAACCCTCGGATAG
- a CDS encoding RNA-binding protein, which produces MASVPFHYVDLRTFCYATEDEKRVEEALRTFLPEEFEIDRVENEGHHGDRIVVLSARVENADEIRHVLARLASLSEIDRVIDQLDQRVDENCSLFLRLDKQAAFGGDVRLGEGITLRAKVEAYPAKKPNAVANAREVLETIEADESG; this is translated from the coding sequence ATGGCTTCCGTTCCGTTTCACTACGTCGACCTCAGGACGTTCTGCTACGCCACGGAGGACGAAAAGCGAGTCGAGGAGGCGCTTCGGACGTTTCTCCCCGAGGAGTTCGAGATCGATCGGGTAGAAAACGAGGGACACCACGGGGACCGGATCGTCGTTCTCTCCGCGAGAGTGGAGAACGCCGACGAGATCCGGCACGTCCTGGCTCGACTCGCGTCGCTTTCGGAAATCGATCGCGTAATCGACCAGCTCGACCAGCGCGTCGACGAGAACTGCTCGCTGTTTCTCCGCCTGGACAAACAGGCTGCATTCGGCGGGGACGTCCGGCTCGGCGAGGGGATCACGCTCCGCGCGAAGGTGGAGGCGTACCCCGCGAAGAAACCGAACGCCGTCGCGAACGCTCGAGAGGTGCTGGAGACGATCGAAGCCGACGAGTCCGGGTGA
- a CDS encoding UPF0179 family protein: protein MPTVTLIGTRLAEPGREFVYRGESPACEGCPYRAQCLNLTEGRRYRVAGVRENTQVLDCAVHDEGVQAVEVEPAPVRANVPSRGVYAGSRASLAGPCPHTDCPSHEYCVPEGAEFDGEYRIGEVIGEPPHDYCALDRDLTLVEFAPEE from the coding sequence ATGCCGACTGTTACGCTCATCGGAACCCGCCTCGCGGAGCCCGGCCGCGAGTTCGTCTATCGGGGGGAGTCTCCGGCGTGTGAGGGATGTCCCTACCGGGCGCAGTGTCTGAACCTCACGGAGGGGCGGCGCTACCGCGTCGCCGGCGTGCGAGAGAACACGCAGGTGCTCGACTGTGCCGTCCACGACGAGGGGGTGCAGGCGGTCGAAGTAGAACCCGCGCCCGTCCGCGCGAACGTCCCGTCGCGCGGGGTGTACGCCGGTTCGCGCGCCTCGCTTGCGGGGCCGTGTCCGCACACCGACTGTCCGAGCCACGAGTACTGCGTCCCGGAGGGTGCTGAATTCGACGGGGAGTACCGCATCGGGGAAGTGATCGGCGAACCCCCGCACGATTACTGTGCACTCGATCGAGATCTCACGCTTGTCGAGTTCGCACCAGAAGAGTAG
- a CDS encoding DoxX family protein, translated as MTDASVSERLESGIDRLIGSSTRLEAVDRNIAAWMDRWSVPVLRIALGIVFVWFGGLKVFGVSPAADLVAATVYLVPPEIFVPVLGVWEVMIGLCLLYRPLIRIGIFLLFLQMPGTFLPLVLLPDVAFVTFPHALTVEGQYIVKNLVIIGAALVVGGTVRENSRRE; from the coding sequence ATGACTGACGCATCCGTCTCCGAGCGGCTGGAGTCGGGCATCGACCGGCTGATCGGAAGCTCGACCCGCCTGGAAGCAGTCGACAGGAACATCGCTGCCTGGATGGACCGTTGGAGCGTTCCGGTGTTGCGGATCGCGCTCGGGATCGTCTTCGTCTGGTTCGGCGGCCTGAAGGTGTTCGGCGTCAGCCCGGCTGCGGATCTCGTCGCGGCGACCGTCTACCTCGTTCCGCCCGAGATATTCGTTCCCGTGCTGGGCGTCTGGGAGGTGATGATCGGGCTGTGTCTGCTGTATCGGCCGCTGATCCGGATCGGGATCTTCTTGCTTTTCCTCCAGATGCCGGGAACGTTTCTGCCGCTGGTGTTGCTGCCCGACGTGGCGTTCGTCACGTTCCCCCACGCGTTGACCGTCGAGGGACAGTACATCGTCAAGAACCTGGTCATCATCGGGGCGGCGCTGGTAGTGGGCGGGACGGTGAGGGAAAACAGCCGGCGCGAGTGA
- a CDS encoding phytoene/squalene synthase family protein, which yields MIGDPRSPGTPDLEWCFEAVQGVSRTFALTVDVLDEPMETHICLGYLLCRVADTVEDAGHIPPDEQAELLRLYGRAVDPEDPTEMVTFREAVDEYLPGPTERNDDWVVVAHSPTVAATFEELPSDVRSAIVPPVLELVDGMAMFVERHADNGGLRITDRAELEEYCYYAAGTVGNLITNLLTRGDLTDERAARLYDTAEEFGLLLQLVNVSKDVYDDYTEENNVYLPAEWLEDEGVPQEEVIEPEHRESTAAVVERTTEYARSFLDDAQTYLETMPLSHGNTVAAWGVPYLLAVGTLREVGSRPEDAVRDADVKVSRQEVFAVITEMTDDSRESLSHLRDIISRQPYHRAISTAD from the coding sequence ATGATCGGAGACCCCCGTTCGCCCGGCACGCCCGACCTCGAGTGGTGTTTCGAGGCGGTTCAGGGAGTGTCACGAACGTTTGCGTTGACCGTGGACGTACTGGACGAACCGATGGAAACACACATCTGTCTCGGCTATCTCCTCTGTCGCGTCGCAGACACCGTCGAGGACGCGGGCCACATCCCACCCGACGAGCAGGCGGAACTACTCCGGCTGTACGGTCGAGCGGTCGACCCGGAAGATCCCACCGAGATGGTGACGTTCAGGGAGGCAGTCGACGAGTATCTCCCGGGACCGACAGAGCGAAACGACGACTGGGTCGTGGTGGCTCACTCGCCGACGGTCGCCGCGACGTTCGAGGAGTTGCCGTCGGACGTCCGGAGCGCGATCGTTCCGCCCGTGCTCGAACTGGTCGACGGCATGGCGATGTTCGTCGAACGCCACGCCGACAACGGCGGGCTCCGGATCACCGATCGAGCCGAACTGGAGGAGTACTGTTACTACGCCGCCGGGACGGTCGGCAACCTCATCACAAACCTCCTTACCCGGGGCGATCTGACCGACGAACGGGCCGCCAGGCTCTACGACACCGCCGAGGAGTTCGGACTGCTGTTGCAGCTCGTCAACGTCTCGAAGGACGTCTACGACGATTACACCGAAGAGAACAACGTGTATCTCCCCGCGGAGTGGCTGGAGGACGAAGGGGTTCCACAGGAGGAGGTAATCGAGCCGGAACACCGCGAGAGTACCGCCGCAGTCGTCGAGCGCACGACCGAGTACGCCCGGTCGTTCCTCGATGACGCACAGACGTATCTGGAGACGATGCCGTTGTCCCACGGCAACACAGTCGCAGCCTGGGGAGTCCCCTATCTCCTTGCAGTCGGGACCCTCCGGGAGGTCGGCAGCCGTCCAGAGGACGCGGTGCGCGATGCGGACGTGAAGGTGTCGAGACAGGAAGTGTTCGCGGTGATCACCGAGATGACCGACGACAGCCGGGAATCACTTTCCCACCTCCGGGATATCATCTCCCGACAGCCGTATCATCGGGCAATCTCGACCGCCGATTGA
- a CDS encoding DUF1918 domain-containing protein — protein MSFEKEDQVVLNDKHSEHDGETGTITQVMETMFGDATYTVSFEDGQETGVPEESLEPAGDGAEGDDADAEETEE, from the coding sequence ATGAGCTTCGAGAAGGAAGATCAGGTCGTCTTGAACGACAAACACAGCGAACACGACGGCGAGACGGGGACGATCACGCAGGTGATGGAGACGATGTTCGGCGATGCGACGTACACCGTGAGCTTCGAGGACGGCCAGGAGACCGGCGTCCCCGAGGAGTCGCTGGAGCCAGCCGGCGACGGAGCCGAGGGTGACGACGCCGACGCCGAAGAAACTGAAGAGTAG
- a CDS encoding acyl-CoA dehydrogenase, with protein sequence MELSLSAEQRQIRDMVSEFVDEEIVPIADEIDEDDEFPADLIDEMAELGLMGMPFPEEYGGAGLDYHSYAIGLEEIARGSGGVGTIVAAHTSLAGNMLFEFGDGEQKETFLTPLNMGEDIGAFALSEAGAGSDVPAMTTTAEPHGDGYLIDGEKLWISNGSVADTVVVFAKTDPDAGNRGISSFVVRPEEDDGFHVEGTEKKLGDKGCPTAELRFDGLYVPESRLLGEEGDGFIQALKTLNAGRITIAARSVGIARAALEDATAYAQDREQFDQPISQFQAIQHKLADMDTKVQTAKLLMHKAADLKERGEPYIKEAAQAKLHASEVSREVANEAIQIHGGYGYTADFPVERYYRDAKLNEIYEGTSEVLRNTIARELLK encoded by the coding sequence ATGGAGCTTTCACTCTCCGCGGAACAGCGTCAGATCCGCGACATGGTTTCGGAGTTCGTCGACGAAGAGATCGTCCCGATCGCCGACGAGATCGACGAGGACGACGAGTTCCCGGCCGACCTGATAGACGAGATGGCGGAACTCGGCCTGATGGGAATGCCGTTCCCCGAAGAGTACGGTGGCGCTGGGCTGGACTATCACTCGTACGCGATCGGCCTGGAGGAGATTGCCCGCGGCTCCGGCGGCGTCGGGACGATCGTCGCAGCACACACGTCACTTGCGGGCAACATGCTGTTCGAGTTCGGAGACGGCGAGCAGAAGGAGACGTTCCTGACGCCGCTGAACATGGGCGAAGACATCGGCGCGTTCGCGCTCTCGGAGGCCGGCGCCGGCTCGGACGTCCCGGCGATGACGACGACAGCCGAACCCCACGGCGACGGCTATCTGATCGACGGGGAGAAGCTGTGGATCTCCAACGGCTCGGTCGCGGACACCGTGGTCGTCTTCGCGAAGACCGATCCGGACGCCGGAAACCGGGGGATCTCCTCGTTCGTCGTGCGGCCCGAGGAGGACGACGGCTTCCACGTCGAGGGGACCGAAAAGAAACTCGGCGACAAGGGCTGTCCAACCGCCGAACTCCGGTTCGACGGGCTGTACGTTCCAGAGTCGCGACTGCTGGGCGAGGAGGGGGACGGCTTCATCCAGGCACTGAAGACGCTCAACGCCGGCCGGATCACGATCGCCGCCCGCAGCGTCGGAATCGCCCGGGCGGCGCTCGAGGACGCGACCGCATACGCTCAGGATCGCGAACAGTTCGACCAGCCGATCTCACAGTTCCAGGCGATTCAGCACAAACTCGCCGACATGGACACCAAAGTCCAGACCGCCAAACTACTGATGCACAAGGCTGCCGACTTGAAAGAGCGCGGCGAGCCGTACATCAAGGAGGCCGCCCAGGCGAAACTGCACGCCAGCGAGGTCTCCCGGGAGGTCGCAAACGAGGCGATCCAGATCCACGGCGGCTACGGCTACACCGCCGACTTCCCGGTGGAGCGATACTATCGGGACGCCAAACTCAACGAGATCTACGAGGGAACGAGCGAAGTCCTGCGGAACACCATCGCCCGCGAGCTGTTGAAGTGA
- a CDS encoding TATA-box-binding protein, translated as MTEPAESIEIQNVVASTGIGQELDLEALAEDLPGADFNPDNFPGLVYRTQDPKAAALIFRSGKIVCTGAKSIDDVHEALGIIFEKLRDLQIPVEEDPEITVQNIVSSADLGHTLNLNALAIGLGLEDVEYEPEQFPGLVYRMDDPDVVILLFGSGKIVITGGKHTSDAEEAVVEIVDRIESLGLLG; from the coding sequence ATGACGGAACCCGCCGAATCCATCGAAATCCAGAACGTAGTTGCATCGACCGGCATCGGGCAGGAGCTCGACCTGGAAGCGCTCGCGGAGGACCTTCCGGGCGCCGATTTCAACCCGGACAACTTTCCCGGGCTCGTCTACCGGACGCAGGACCCGAAAGCTGCCGCGCTGATCTTCCGCTCGGGAAAGATCGTCTGCACGGGCGCGAAAAGTATCGACGACGTCCACGAAGCGCTCGGCATCATCTTCGAAAAGCTCCGGGATCTACAGATCCCCGTCGAAGAGGACCCCGAGATCACCGTCCAGAACATCGTCTCCAGCGCCGACCTGGGGCACACGCTGAACCTCAACGCGCTCGCGATCGGCCTCGGGCTCGAAGACGTAGAGTACGAGCCGGAACAGTTCCCGGGTCTCGTCTACCGGATGGACGACCCGGACGTCGTCATCCTGCTTTTCGGCTCGGGGAAGATCGTCATCACCGGCGGAAAACACACCTCCGACGCCGAGGAAGCCGTCGTGGAGATCGTCGACCGGATCGAGAGCCTCGGACTCCTCGGCTGA
- a CDS encoding mechanosensitive ion channel family protein, with amino-acid sequence MTATTAISRLLLQADGGPPGRQILPESISVTGMEYLVALVALVAGIYLSKFLLRLLGRPIARQFARPSIAQTVLRGVRLSAIVLTLFFAGWLAGLTFPDIVLSVAVFSAVVGIILAPLVGSIINGLFVLADQPFEIGDMIELDDGTQGFVEDMTIRYTKIFTLDNTFLVIPNANIRDRDVTNYSAEDERTRLSLPLLITYESDLSQARQLMERAARRCDAVIDGGPDIRIGSARYPASPTCYVDEYADDGVLLTLRYWAKKPYRLVSVRSEVQTNIWEALEDDDVDVDVAYPHQHLIFDETSGRAEVAVSEASGLDLSDVETGRPVDPSSDGG; translated from the coding sequence GTGACTGCGACCACCGCGATCTCTCGACTACTGCTGCAAGCTGACGGGGGTCCGCCCGGTCGGCAGATCCTCCCGGAGTCGATCTCTGTCACGGGTATGGAGTATCTCGTCGCCCTGGTCGCGCTCGTCGCCGGGATCTACCTCTCGAAGTTTCTGCTGCGGCTGCTCGGCCGTCCGATCGCCCGGCAGTTCGCTCGCCCGAGTATCGCCCAGACGGTGCTCCGAGGAGTCCGGCTGTCCGCAATCGTGCTCACCCTGTTTTTCGCCGGCTGGCTCGCCGGCCTCACGTTTCCGGACATCGTGCTCTCGGTCGCGGTGTTCTCTGCAGTAGTGGGTATTATCCTCGCGCCGCTGGTGGGATCGATCATCAACGGGCTGTTCGTTCTCGCAGACCAGCCGTTCGAGATCGGCGACATGATCGAACTCGACGACGGCACGCAGGGGTTCGTCGAGGACATGACGATCCGGTACACCAAGATATTCACGCTGGACAACACGTTCCTCGTCATTCCGAACGCCAACATCCGGGATCGGGACGTCACCAACTACTCGGCGGAGGACGAACGAACCCGACTGTCGCTTCCGCTTTTGATTACCTACGAGTCGGATCTCTCGCAGGCACGTCAGTTGATGGAACGGGCGGCCCGGCGCTGCGACGCTGTCATCGACGGCGGCCCCGATATCCGGATCGGCTCTGCACGGTATCCCGCGTCGCCGACCTGCTACGTCGACGAGTACGCCGACGACGGTGTGTTGCTCACGCTGCGGTACTGGGCGAAAAAGCCGTACCGGCTGGTGTCGGTCCGGTCCGAGGTGCAGACGAACATCTGGGAGGCGCTCGAAGACGACGACGTCGACGTCGACGTCGCGTACCCCCACCAGCATCTCATCTTCGACGAGACCAGCGGGCGCGCGGAGGTCGCAGTCTCGGAGGCGTCCGGGCTCGATCTGTCGGACGTCGAGACCGGTCGGCCGGTCGACCCCTCCAGCGACGGCGGTTGA